The Salana multivorans genome window below encodes:
- the crtI gene encoding phytoene desaturase family protein, with translation MTRTIVIGAGVAGLATAALLAREGHEVRVLERGEDVGGRAGTLERDGFRFDTGPSWYLMPTVYEHFFRLLGTSSEEQLRLRRLDPAYAVFREPEPGGEPEPPFVVPLGADRVRAAFEAREPGAGRRLAAYLDSAERASVMAERYFLYNPYTRLSSLLRPEVLRSLPSIAGLLTRSLESFVARRFRDPLLRQVLGYPAVFLAATPASAPAMYHLMSSLDLADGVHYPEGGFWEVMNRLAALATGQGARIETGALVERIVVTGRGRGRRAGGVVWRDREGNRHREEADVVVSAADLHHTETRLLGPRDRTYPERWWRRRTSGPGAVLVLLGVRGRLPELPHHSLFFTRDWARNFGAIFGRRPHVPDPASIYVCKPSQTDAGVAPVGQENLFVLVPVPADPALGHGGADGGGSAVVEEVADRVIEQIAGWAGIPDLAERVVVRETIGPADFVRDFDSWRGGMLGPAHVLSQSAMFRAQNASRRVRNLYYAGATTAPGVGVPMCLISAELVLKRIRGDHGAGPTRPLGDDGTAG, from the coding sequence ATGACCCGGACCATCGTCATCGGTGCCGGGGTGGCCGGCCTCGCGACGGCTGCCCTGCTCGCGCGCGAGGGGCACGAGGTCCGCGTGCTGGAACGCGGCGAGGACGTCGGCGGCCGGGCCGGCACCCTGGAGCGCGACGGCTTCCGCTTCGACACCGGGCCCTCGTGGTACCTCATGCCGACGGTCTACGAGCACTTCTTCCGCCTGCTGGGGACGAGCAGCGAGGAGCAGCTGCGGCTGCGGCGGCTCGATCCCGCGTACGCCGTCTTCCGCGAGCCGGAGCCCGGGGGCGAGCCGGAGCCGCCCTTCGTCGTGCCGCTCGGCGCCGACCGGGTCCGGGCGGCGTTCGAGGCGCGCGAGCCCGGCGCCGGCCGCCGCCTGGCCGCCTATCTCGACTCGGCCGAGCGCGCCTCGGTCATGGCGGAGCGCTACTTCCTCTACAACCCCTACACCCGGCTCTCCTCGCTGCTGCGTCCCGAGGTGCTGCGGTCGCTGCCGAGCATCGCCGGGCTGCTGACGCGGTCGCTCGAGAGCTTCGTGGCGCGCCGGTTCCGCGACCCCCTCCTGCGCCAGGTCCTCGGCTACCCGGCCGTCTTCCTCGCCGCCACCCCCGCCTCGGCGCCGGCCATGTACCACCTCATGAGCTCCCTCGACCTGGCGGACGGGGTGCACTACCCGGAGGGGGGCTTCTGGGAGGTGATGAACCGGCTCGCCGCCCTGGCGACGGGGCAGGGGGCGCGGATCGAGACGGGCGCGCTGGTCGAGCGGATCGTGGTCACCGGCCGCGGTCGGGGGCGGCGCGCCGGCGGCGTCGTGTGGCGCGACCGGGAGGGCAACCGGCACCGCGAGGAGGCCGACGTCGTCGTGTCCGCCGCCGACCTCCACCACACCGAGACCCGCCTGCTCGGGCCGCGCGACCGCACGTACCCCGAGCGCTGGTGGCGCCGTCGGACGAGCGGCCCCGGCGCCGTCCTCGTCCTGCTCGGCGTGCGGGGCCGGCTGCCCGAGCTGCCCCACCACTCCCTCTTCTTCACCCGGGACTGGGCGCGGAACTTCGGCGCGATCTTCGGCCGCCGCCCGCACGTGCCCGACCCGGCGTCGATCTACGTGTGCAAGCCGAGCCAGACCGACGCCGGCGTCGCCCCGGTCGGCCAGGAGAACCTCTTCGTGCTCGTCCCCGTCCCCGCCGATCCCGCCCTCGGCCACGGCGGGGCCGACGGCGGCGGCTCCGCCGTCGTCGAGGAGGTGGCCGACCGCGTCATCGAGCAGATCGCGGGCTGGGCCGGCATCCCGGACCTGGCCGAGCGCGTGGTGGTGCGCGAGACCATCGGCCCGGCCGACTTCGTCCGCGACTTCGACTCCTGGCGGGGCGGCATGCTGGGCCCGGCGCACGTCCTGAGCCAGAGCGCGATGTTCCGGGCGCAGAACGCGTCGCGCCGGGTGCGGAACCTGTACTACGCGGGAGCCACCACGGCGCCGGGCGTCGGCGTCCCGATGTGCCTCATCAGCGCCGAGCTCGTGCTCAAGCGCATCCGCGGCGACCACGGCGCCGGTCCGACGCGGCCGCTGGGGGACGACGGGACCGCCGGCTGA
- a CDS encoding FAD-dependent oxidoreductase has translation MTGLARGGRADRRDLPGRDPRAVRHPARPGRYRVTGARRVVVVGGGIAGIAAATVLAERGVEVTLVEADPRLGGRVAAWPLDNGRTMSRGFHAFFRQYYNLRSLLRRVDPDLARLVAVEDYPLQRPDGLRDSFAGIPRTPPFSILGFVAASPTFTARSLLRVNVPAALELLRVSFPETYSTYDGESAADFLERLRFPAAARDLALEVFARSFFADPSEFAAGELVAMFHTYFLGSGEGLLFDVPDDDYDTALWAPLAGYLDDLGVRVLTSTRAAAVEVTEPGARVGTDAGALDADAVVLATDPRSARGLVAATDLAPTWREEVAATRNSPPFVVVRLWLDGEMDGDRPPFVGTSGYGPLDNVSVLERFEAGAAAWSARAGGSVVELHAYACRPSVVDDEDELARLVGDLETELHRLYPETAGLAVRAREVLVRDDCALIGPTGWDRRPGVRTPSSRLVLAGDWVRCDYPVALMERAATTGYLAANALLEGWGVQGQDVWTVPMTGLLRRPGGSAPEGRRSRRR, from the coding sequence ATGACCGGGCTCGCCCGCGGCGGCCGCGCCGACCGCCGGGACCTGCCCGGCCGGGACCCGCGCGCCGTCCGGCACCCCGCGCGGCCGGGTCGCTACCGGGTGACGGGGGCGCGTCGCGTCGTGGTCGTCGGCGGCGGGATCGCCGGCATCGCCGCGGCCACCGTGCTGGCGGAGCGCGGCGTCGAGGTGACCCTGGTCGAGGCCGACCCTCGGCTCGGCGGACGCGTCGCGGCGTGGCCGCTGGACAACGGCCGCACCATGAGCCGCGGGTTCCACGCCTTCTTCCGGCAGTACTACAACCTGCGCTCGCTCCTGCGCCGGGTCGACCCCGACCTCGCGCGGCTGGTCGCCGTCGAGGACTACCCGCTCCAGCGGCCGGACGGGCTGCGCGACTCGTTCGCCGGCATCCCGCGCACCCCGCCGTTCAGCATCCTCGGCTTCGTCGCGGCCAGCCCGACGTTCACCGCTCGCTCGCTCCTGCGCGTGAACGTCCCCGCCGCCCTGGAGCTCCTGCGCGTCTCCTTCCCCGAGACCTACTCGACCTACGACGGGGAGTCGGCCGCGGACTTCCTCGAGCGTCTCCGGTTCCCCGCGGCGGCGCGCGACCTCGCGCTGGAGGTCTTCGCCCGCTCGTTCTTCGCCGACCCCTCGGAGTTCGCGGCGGGCGAGCTGGTCGCGATGTTCCACACCTACTTCCTCGGCTCGGGGGAGGGGCTCCTCTTCGACGTCCCGGACGACGACTACGACACGGCCCTGTGGGCCCCGCTGGCCGGCTACCTCGACGACCTGGGCGTCCGGGTCCTGACGTCGACGCGGGCCGCCGCCGTCGAGGTCACGGAGCCCGGCGCGCGCGTCGGGACCGATGCCGGCGCGCTCGACGCCGACGCCGTCGTCCTGGCGACGGATCCTCGGTCCGCGCGGGGTCTCGTCGCGGCGACGGACCTGGCGCCGACCTGGCGGGAGGAGGTCGCGGCCACCAGGAACTCGCCCCCCTTCGTCGTCGTGCGGCTGTGGCTCGACGGCGAGATGGACGGCGACCGGCCGCCCTTCGTCGGAACGAGCGGCTACGGTCCCCTCGACAACGTGTCGGTGCTGGAGCGCTTCGAGGCCGGGGCCGCGGCGTGGTCGGCGCGCGCCGGGGGCTCCGTCGTCGAGCTGCACGCCTACGCGTGCCGGCCGAGCGTGGTCGACGACGAGGACGAGCTCGCCCGGCTCGTGGGCGACCTCGAGACCGAGCTGCACCGGCTCTACCCGGAGACAGCCGGTCTCGCGGTCCGCGCGCGCGAGGTGCTGGTCCGCGACGACTGCGCGCTCATCGGGCCGACGGGGTGGGATCGGCGCCCGGGCGTGCGCACGCCGTCGTCGCGGCTGGTGCTCGCGGGGGACTGGGTGCGCTGCGACTACCCGGTGGCCCTCATGGAGCGGGCGGCGACGACGGGGTACCTCGCGGCCAACGCGCTGCTCGAGGGCTGGGGCGTGCAGGGGCAGGACGTGTGGACGGTCCCGATGACGGGACTGCTGCGACGGCCGGGGGGATCGGCACCGGAGGGGCGGCGATCCCGACGACGCTAG
- a CDS encoding cytochrome P450 yields MARASERRAVAPDDAPGGPRVERRPSGWRIRSYAAARQVLQARGATTQAGFTAEFIPTGYLEHHPILISDGRLHDEQRRKVGRFFSPAVVAERYRPHMVECADRLVARALAAGGAPVDELALLYSVEVTGRVVGLTHAPPERMARRLVAFFRQPPFDIEKPDLGRSRGQWALAAWNGLGPVVGFYLADVRPAIRTRRRRRADDVVSHLLDEGYTDRDILVECLTYGTAGMVTTREFIAMALWHLLENPGLRAEYQAGDEAARFAILEELIRLEPVVGHLYRRVSEAFTIRDGDQEWQLSPGDLVDLRVRDTNTDAEAFGDDPMSLCPVRHTPRGVHAAGMSFGDGAHRCPGQPLAIMETEVLLTRLLAQDPVVVRRPTLGWDDLVAGYTLRDFRIRLRRRSPGGGEPTP; encoded by the coding sequence ATGGCACGGGCGAGCGAGCGGCGAGCCGTCGCGCCGGACGACGCGCCAGGGGGGCCACGCGTCGAGCGTCGGCCGAGCGGGTGGCGGATCCGCTCCTACGCCGCGGCGCGTCAGGTGCTCCAGGCGCGGGGCGCGACGACGCAGGCGGGCTTCACGGCGGAGTTCATCCCCACCGGCTACCTGGAGCACCATCCGATCCTCATCTCCGACGGTCGGCTCCACGACGAGCAGCGGCGCAAGGTCGGTCGTTTCTTCTCCCCCGCCGTCGTCGCCGAGCGCTACCGCCCGCACATGGTGGAGTGCGCCGATCGGCTCGTCGCGCGCGCCCTGGCCGCCGGCGGTGCGCCGGTCGACGAGCTCGCGCTGCTCTACTCGGTCGAGGTCACCGGGCGGGTGGTCGGCCTCACGCACGCGCCGCCGGAGAGGATGGCCCGCCGGCTCGTCGCGTTCTTCCGCCAGCCGCCCTTCGACATCGAGAAACCGGACCTCGGACGCTCCCGAGGCCAGTGGGCCCTCGCCGCCTGGAACGGCCTCGGGCCCGTCGTCGGGTTCTACCTCGCCGACGTCCGCCCGGCGATCCGCACCCGGCGTCGCCGGCGGGCCGACGACGTCGTAAGCCACCTCCTCGACGAGGGCTACACCGATCGCGACATCCTCGTCGAGTGCCTCACCTACGGGACGGCGGGCATGGTGACGACGCGCGAGTTCATCGCGATGGCGCTGTGGCACCTGCTCGAGAACCCCGGGCTGCGGGCGGAGTACCAGGCCGGCGACGAGGCGGCCCGGTTCGCGATCCTCGAGGAGCTCATCCGGCTCGAGCCCGTCGTCGGGCACCTGTACCGGCGGGTGAGCGAGGCGTTCACCATCCGCGACGGCGACCAGGAGTGGCAGCTCTCCCCCGGCGACCTGGTGGACCTGCGCGTCCGCGACACGAACACCGACGCCGAGGCGTTCGGGGACGACCCGATGTCGCTCTGCCCCGTGCGGCACACCCCGCGCGGTGTCCACGCGGCCGGCATGAGCTTCGGCGACGGCGCCCACCGGTGCCCGGGCCAGCCGCTCGCCATCATGGAGACCGAGGTGCTGCTGACCCGCCTGCTGGCGCAGGACCCGGTCGTCGTGCGCCGCCCGACCCTCGGCTGGGACGACCTCGTCGCCGGCTACACGCTGCGTGACTTCCGGATCCGGCTCCGCCGGCGGTCCCCCGGGGGCGGGGAGCCGACCCCGTGA
- a CDS encoding polyprenyl synthetase family protein gives MSAATELARTDGSHEITARLARFFDERTVQAAAYGSAFERLWRLAGEAATGGKLVRPLLLLDVYDALASPRPGSGIADRETALDVAAAVELLHFSFLLHDDVIDQDTVRRGRPNLIGALMDQARESGSASDALAGTVHWARTGAILMGDLLLAACHREIARADVPRTRRVELLDLLDRTVSESVAGELIDVGLSHGLVPPRLATVLGMTTHKTATYTFELPLRAGAILAGADGATQDVLGAVGRHLGLGFQLQDDLLSTFGDPARHGKGRYSDLREGKQTALVAMARTTTSWPGIEPRLGRPGLTDRDAEWLAGELEACGARTAVEGLVRRELTAAVDLVDDPANGLTGSLRAVLHELTRTLRGRSA, from the coding sequence ATGAGCGCCGCGACGGAGCTCGCGCGGACGGACGGGTCGCACGAGATCACGGCGCGCCTCGCGAGGTTCTTCGACGAGCGCACCGTGCAGGCGGCCGCGTACGGAAGCGCGTTCGAGCGGCTCTGGCGTCTCGCCGGCGAGGCGGCGACCGGTGGGAAGCTCGTGCGTCCGCTCCTGCTCCTCGACGTCTACGACGCGCTGGCGTCGCCGCGGCCGGGCAGCGGGATCGCGGACCGGGAGACGGCGCTCGACGTCGCCGCCGCCGTCGAGCTGCTCCACTTCTCCTTCCTCCTGCACGACGACGTGATCGACCAGGACACCGTCCGCCGGGGCCGGCCGAACCTCATCGGCGCGCTGATGGACCAGGCGCGCGAGTCCGGCTCGGCGTCCGACGCGCTCGCCGGAACGGTGCACTGGGCGCGGACGGGCGCGATCCTCATGGGCGACCTGCTGCTGGCCGCGTGCCACCGGGAGATCGCGCGCGCCGACGTCCCGCGGACGCGACGCGTGGAGCTCCTCGACCTGCTGGACCGCACGGTGTCGGAGTCCGTCGCCGGCGAGCTGATCGACGTCGGGCTGAGCCACGGGCTCGTCCCGCCGCGGCTCGCGACCGTCCTCGGGATGACGACGCACAAGACCGCGACGTACACGTTCGAGCTGCCGCTGCGCGCCGGCGCGATCCTCGCCGGGGCCGACGGCGCGACGCAGGACGTCCTGGGCGCCGTCGGACGCCACCTCGGTCTCGGCTTCCAGCTCCAGGACGACCTGCTCTCCACGTTCGGCGACCCGGCTCGCCACGGCAAGGGGCGCTACTCCGACCTGCGGGAGGGGAAACAGACAGCGCTCGTGGCCATGGCCCGGACGACGACCTCCTGGCCGGGGATCGAGCCGAGGCTCGGCCGGCCCGGCCTGACCGACCGGGACGCCGAGTGGCTGGCCGGCGAGCTGGAGGCGTGCGGGGCGCGGACGGCGGTCGAGGGGCTGGTGCGCCGGGAGCTCACGGCCGCCGTCGACCTCGTCGACGACCCGGCGAACGGGCTGACCGGGTCGCTGCGCGCGGTGCTGCACGAGCTGACCCGCACGCTCCGGGGCAGGTCGGCATGA
- a CDS encoding MarR family winged helix-turn-helix transcriptional regulator → MSRSAKEALTRRSLYDVDVTDPTGLLVDRTGMTPEDVAQITRLMSAIAGMREAEERLSEASTRYMKLNRTDMRALHFLIASQNRGSLPTPGAIAQHLGISTASTTKLLDRLERAGHIRRETHPSDRRALLVRITPETHRAAMATVGRQQARRFGAAARLTHDEREVVIRFLEDATRSLSLTDVPWAQGTSGESDAGEHSSPRAD, encoded by the coding sequence ATGTCGAGGTCGGCGAAGGAGGCGCTCACCCGGCGCTCGCTGTACGACGTCGACGTGACGGACCCGACCGGGTTGCTCGTCGATCGCACGGGGATGACGCCCGAAGACGTCGCGCAGATCACCCGGCTGATGTCTGCGATCGCCGGGATGCGCGAGGCCGAGGAGCGCCTGAGCGAGGCCTCGACCCGGTACATGAAGCTCAACCGCACGGACATGCGCGCGCTGCACTTCCTCATCGCGTCCCAGAACCGGGGATCGCTCCCCACGCCGGGCGCCATCGCGCAGCACCTGGGGATCTCGACCGCCTCGACGACGAAGCTGCTCGACCGGCTGGAGCGCGCCGGGCACATCCGGCGCGAGACCCACCCGTCGGACCGGCGCGCCCTCCTGGTCCGGATCACGCCGGAGACGCACCGGGCGGCCATGGCCACGGTCGGACGTCAGCAGGCCCGGCGGTTCGGCGCCGCGGCACGGCTGACGCACGACGAGCGCGAGGTCGTGATCCGCTTCCTCGAGGACGCGACCAGGTCCCTCTCCCTCACCGACGTCCCGTGGGCTCAGGGGACGTCTGGGGAGTCGGACGCGGGCGAACACTCCTCGCCCCGGGCGGACTAG
- a CDS encoding lycopene cyclase domain-containing protein: MDSWQYVILLGACLVLTLPLELVLGARVYRSPRRLVLAMIPMLVVFLTWDVVGIVREHWWYSERYVSGLRIGPMPLEELLFFLVIPVCGLLTYEAVGRVVTLVREPGRLAFRWPDGLVRVAPAGDETTKGTVELHG; encoded by the coding sequence GTGGACTCCTGGCAGTACGTGATCCTCCTCGGTGCCTGTCTCGTGCTGACCCTCCCCCTGGAGCTGGTGCTCGGGGCGCGGGTCTACCGCTCGCCCCGCCGGCTGGTCCTGGCGATGATCCCCATGCTCGTCGTGTTCCTCACCTGGGACGTCGTGGGGATCGTGCGCGAGCACTGGTGGTACTCGGAGCGCTACGTCTCGGGCCTGCGGATCGGGCCGATGCCGCTGGAGGAGCTGCTGTTCTTCCTCGTCATCCCCGTCTGCGGCCTGCTCACCTACGAGGCCGTCGGTCGGGTCGTGACGCTGGTCCGGGAGCCGGGCCGCCTCGCCTTCCGATGGCCGGACGGGCTCGTGCGCGTCGCGCCGGCCGGGGACGAGACGACGAAGGGCACGGTCGAGCTGCATGGGTGA
- a CDS encoding lycopene cyclase domain-containing protein, which yields MGEYTLLTLLGIVAVVALELLWARTGIFRSGRYWASIGIMVFFQVWVDGWLTKLSAPIVLYAPDEISGLRFPWDIPVEDFGFGFVMLTLTIICWIRLAPDREAP from the coding sequence ATGGGTGAGTACACCCTCCTGACGCTCCTGGGCATCGTCGCCGTCGTGGCCCTGGAGCTGCTGTGGGCGCGCACGGGCATCTTCCGCTCCGGCCGCTACTGGGCCTCGATCGGCATCATGGTGTTCTTCCAGGTCTGGGTCGACGGCTGGCTCACGAAGCTGTCGGCGCCGATCGTCCTCTACGCGCCGGACGAGATCTCCGGCCTCCGCTTCCCCTGGGACATCCCCGTGGAGGACTTCGGCTTCGGGTTCGTCATGCTCACCCTGACGATCATCTGCTGGATCCGCCTGGCCCCGGACCGGGAGGCGCCGTGA
- a CDS encoding phytoene/squalene synthase family protein, translating to MTSPLDRFSRVAARAANEVIVGYSTSFGTATRLLGPRHRQHVRNVYALVRVADELVDGVAGEAGLSPADQAAALDRLLAETHRAVATGYSPDVVVHAFARTARAAGIGADLIDPFFDSMRTDLERSREAGIASFDAQDHAAYVYGSAAVVGLMCLRVFVRRERLGPERLARLEHGARQLGRAFQNVNFLRDLADDTGRLRRGYLGGATRLSRGERDAWVEEIRGQIAEAEAVLHLLPRDARAAVRSATWLFAELTDRIARVDPAELSRRRVRVPDARKALIVARALARTAREPR from the coding sequence ATGACCTCGCCGCTCGACCGTTTCAGCCGGGTCGCGGCGCGCGCGGCGAACGAGGTCATCGTCGGCTACTCGACGTCCTTCGGCACCGCGACGCGCCTGCTCGGCCCGCGGCACCGTCAGCACGTCCGCAACGTCTACGCGCTCGTGCGGGTCGCGGACGAGCTGGTCGACGGTGTGGCGGGCGAGGCGGGGCTGTCGCCGGCGGATCAGGCCGCTGCCCTCGACCGGCTCCTCGCCGAGACCCACCGGGCGGTCGCCACCGGCTACAGCCCCGACGTCGTCGTCCACGCCTTCGCCCGCACCGCCCGCGCGGCCGGGATCGGGGCGGACCTCATCGATCCCTTCTTCGACTCGATGCGCACCGACCTCGAGCGCAGCCGCGAGGCGGGGATCGCGTCCTTCGACGCGCAGGACCACGCCGCCTACGTCTACGGGTCCGCCGCGGTGGTCGGGCTCATGTGCCTGCGGGTGTTCGTGCGCCGCGAGAGGCTCGGGCCCGAGCGGCTCGCCCGGCTGGAGCACGGTGCGCGGCAGCTCGGCCGCGCCTTCCAGAACGTGAACTTCCTGCGCGACCTGGCCGACGACACGGGACGTCTGCGCCGCGGCTACCTCGGCGGTGCGACGCGCCTGTCCCGGGGCGAGCGCGACGCGTGGGTCGAGGAGATCCGGGGCCAGATCGCGGAGGCCGAGGCCGTGCTCCACCTCCTGCCGCGCGACGCTCGCGCCGCCGTGCGCAGCGCCACGTGGCTGTTCGCGGAGCTGACCGATCGGATCGCGCGGGTCGACCCGGCCGAGCTGTCCCGACGCCGGGTCCGCGTCCCCGACGCGCGCAAGGCCCTCATCGTCGCGCGGGCGCTCGCCCGGACGGCGCGGGAGCCCCGATGA
- a CDS encoding cryptochrome/photolyase family protein, translated as MTTLVWFRDDLRLADHPALTAACEDPEGIVALYVLDEVSPGVRPLGGAARWWLHHSLAALRDALASRGVPLVLRRGAAAEVVPGVAAESGASAVTWNRRYGAEREIDAGLKESLRAAGVDARSFPGGLLHEPWTVTTRAGGAYRVYSAFWRACQERPAPAEPLPEPARWSPAPRQPDGEELTEWGLLPSAPDWAAGLRERWEPGEASADERLADFLRLDADEYASRRDVPASGATSSLSPHLRWGEISPRTVWHRALRSGADVGVFLGELGWREFAWHTLFHHPDLHRRGLDPRFDAFAWERPDPAEVGAWQRGETGFPLVDAGMRELWRTGSMHNRVRMVTASFLVKNLLVDWRVGESWFWDTLVDADAASNPFNWQWVAGCGADAAPYFRIFNPLTQAKKFDPDGAYARRWAPDSEARPEIVDLRATRERALAAYAALSAR; from the coding sequence GTGACGACGCTCGTCTGGTTCCGCGACGACCTCCGCCTGGCCGACCACCCGGCGCTCACGGCGGCCTGCGAGGACCCCGAGGGGATCGTGGCGCTCTACGTGCTCGACGAGGTCTCGCCCGGGGTCCGGCCGCTCGGCGGTGCTGCGCGCTGGTGGCTCCACCACTCGCTCGCGGCGCTGCGCGACGCGCTGGCCTCGCGCGGGGTGCCGCTCGTGCTGCGACGCGGCGCGGCGGCCGAGGTCGTCCCCGGCGTGGCGGCGGAGTCCGGGGCGAGCGCCGTGACGTGGAACCGGCGCTACGGCGCGGAGCGCGAGATCGACGCCGGGCTGAAGGAGTCGCTGCGGGCGGCGGGTGTCGATGCCCGGTCCTTCCCCGGCGGACTGCTCCACGAGCCGTGGACGGTGACGACGCGGGCGGGCGGGGCGTATCGCGTCTACTCGGCGTTCTGGCGGGCGTGCCAGGAGCGCCCGGCACCCGCCGAGCCGCTGCCGGAGCCGGCCCGGTGGTCGCCGGCGCCGCGGCAGCCCGACGGCGAGGAGCTGACGGAGTGGGGGCTCCTGCCCAGCGCGCCGGACTGGGCCGCCGGGCTGCGCGAGCGGTGGGAGCCGGGTGAGGCGTCCGCCGACGAGCGGCTGGCGGACTTCCTGCGCCTCGACGCCGACGAGTACGCCAGCCGGCGCGACGTGCCGGCGTCCGGGGCGACGTCGTCGCTGTCCCCCCACCTGCGCTGGGGCGAGATCAGCCCGAGGACCGTGTGGCACCGGGCCCTGCGCAGCGGCGCCGACGTCGGCGTCTTCCTCGGCGAGCTGGGCTGGCGCGAGTTCGCCTGGCACACGCTGTTCCACCACCCCGACCTGCACCGCCGCGGGCTCGACCCGCGCTTCGACGCGTTCGCCTGGGAGCGTCCCGACCCCGCGGAGGTCGGGGCGTGGCAGCGCGGGGAGACGGGGTTCCCCCTCGTCGACGCCGGGATGCGCGAGCTGTGGCGGACCGGGTCCATGCACAACCGCGTGCGGATGGTGACGGCGTCCTTCCTGGTGAAGAACCTGCTCGTGGACTGGCGCGTCGGCGAGTCCTGGTTCTGGGACACGCTGGTCGACGCGGACGCGGCGAGCAACCCGTTCAACTGGCAGTGGGTCGCGGGCTGCGGCGCGGACGCCGCCCCGTACTTCCGGATCTTCAACCCGCTCACCCAGGCGAAGAAGTTCGACCCCGACGGCGCCTACGCCCGGCGCTGGGCACCGGACAGCGAGGCGCGGCCCGAGATCGTCGACCTGCGGGCGACGCGCGAGCGGGCGCTCGCGGCCTACGCCGCGCTGTCCGCGCGCTGA
- a CDS encoding class I SAM-dependent methyltransferase, which translates to MSDLAAAFDRGAANYDLLVSLNPGYHRHLGSAATVLVRRALARRTGARLLDLACGSGASTRALVDAVAADRPPGRTSARTPAEAPVAILGVDLSDGMLEQARRKTWPAGVEFRRGRVGDLDLDSLGEGAWDGVLACYLFRNVPPDERDAALREVARLLAPGGWLVVQEYSVAGSPVARLVWDLVSWAIIIPLGVVVDRNPGLYRYLWRSVRGFDSTGAFARRLAAAGFEDVRHRTVPGWQRGILHTFVARRAAR; encoded by the coding sequence GTGAGCGACCTGGCCGCGGCGTTCGACCGGGGCGCCGCCAACTACGACCTCCTCGTCTCGCTCAACCCGGGCTATCACCGCCACCTGGGTTCCGCCGCGACCGTGCTGGTCCGACGCGCGCTCGCCCGGCGAACGGGCGCGAGGCTGCTCGACCTCGCGTGCGGGTCGGGCGCTTCGACGCGCGCGCTGGTGGACGCCGTCGCCGCCGATCGGCCACCCGGCAGGACTTCCGCCAGGACCCCCGCCGAGGCTCCCGTCGCGATCCTCGGCGTCGACCTGTCCGACGGCATGCTGGAGCAGGCGCGGCGCAAGACGTGGCCCGCCGGTGTCGAGTTCCGTCGCGGCCGGGTCGGCGACCTCGACCTCGACTCCCTCGGCGAGGGCGCGTGGGACGGGGTGCTGGCCTGCTACCTGTTCCGCAACGTGCCGCCCGACGAGCGCGACGCCGCCCTCCGCGAGGTCGCCCGGCTGCTGGCGCCCGGCGGCTGGCTCGTCGTCCAGGAGTACTCGGTCGCCGGGAGCCCCGTCGCTCGGCTCGTCTGGGACCTGGTGAGCTGGGCGATCATCATCCCGCTCGGAGTCGTCGTCGACCGCAACCCCGGCCTGTACCGCTATCTCTGGCGGAGCGTGCGAGGGTTCGACTCGACCGGCGCGTTCGCGCGACGTCTCGCGGCGGCGGGCTTCGAGGACGTCCGCCACCGGACCGTCCCCGGCTGGCAGCGCGGCATCCTGCACACCTTCGTCGCCCGGCGGGCCGCCCGATGA